In Candidatus Electrothrix scaldis, the genomic window CTTTGATATTTATGAGGGATTTCAGGAAGGGCTTTTAGCGTTGCGCGATCCTTTTTTTAGGTTGCTCCTACTGTTATACCTTCAGGTAAAAGCGTCAAGGGGGAATTGCCAAATTTAGAGGGTCTGTGGAAAAATTTTCTAGGGCAAGAAGGGGGAAAGAATATGCAATGGGATGGATACTATTCGTTGCTTTGTTTGCTCAATTGATTACTATCTCTCGTTGTAAAATTATTTACGAAATAAATTACAAAAATGAAATATACCTTTTTGGATAATTTCAGAATTGATAAATATAGGGACGGATATTTTGCGGTGTCATGGCTGGTTTATTTTCTCGCCTCGATTTGTGGATAGCCAGTGTGGTGGGCATAAATTTTGCTAACAAGTCTCAAGGTTGGCTTAAAAGGTCTTATTCTTGTTGCAAGAATGTAACGTTATATAGCTCGTACTGTCTGTGGCAAGGTGAGGAGGGGAAGGCGGCTCTACTCGTAAGGTTGTAAAAGGCAACCTGCGGGTTGAAAAATGAACCTTTTTTATTTCGAGCTGCCTGTAAAATTTATTCGCGCATTTAGCTGTTTCAAGTTTTGAATTCTCGTTGTATGTTGGCTTGCGTATGTATCTGTTTGGTGCAGATATATTGTACGAGGTTGCCTCTGTTCAAGGTGAGAAAAAGAACAATAAGTACGAGGGATACGGATGAAAAAGGTTGAAGTTATTATAAAGCCTTTTAAAGTTGATGCGGTAAAGGATGCCCTGAACGCTATTGGAATCAAGGGGATGACCCTTTCTGAAGTTAAGGGTTATGGTCGTCAGAAAGGACATACGGAAGTCTATCGTGGCGCTGAATATAAGGTAGACTTTCTGCCCAAGATTAAGATGGAGATCATTGTTGAGGCGGAAATGGTGGATAAGGTGATTGACGTTGTCGTAGAGTCTGCGCGCACCGGTAAGATCGGCGATGGCAAGATCTTTGTTCTACCTATGGAAAAA contains:
- a CDS encoding P-II family nitrogen regulator, which codes for MKKVEVIIKPFKVDAVKDALNAIGIKGMTLSEVKGYGRQKGHTEVYRGAEYKVDFLPKIKMEIIVEAEMVDKVIDVVVESARTGKIGDGKIFVLPMEKVVRVRTGETDSEAI